From a single Gadus morhua chromosome 3, gadMor3.0, whole genome shotgun sequence genomic region:
- the LOC115541005 gene encoding B-cell receptor CD22-like: MTCRSMCSLAGGFTYIWFRNGKYVEQGIYYKGNISSEDNYSCAVEGYTHLHSPLVYAPKTPLVTVSPSGKIEAGSSVTLSCSSDANPAADYTWFKEHDDSVGQSGQNFTITNITSELGGSYYCQPRNAIGRHNSTFLFIRVKEDNVPEMTSSSQTTAVAVGTIGVLLATIPLLVFLWMRTKRASRNSAQGGRPNTVEEKCPVPLSDNVSALTIHSAPAAQREPIEDQDDLHYASFHISHSENQEVPRCLAGSCVQSDQPEGVLYSAVNFKTHSTVPEACD; this comes from the exons ATGACATGTCGCAGTATGTGTAGTCTAGCTGGTGGTTTTACCTACATCTGGTTCAGGAATGGAAAGTATGTAGAACAGGGGATCTACTACAAAGGCAATATTAGTTCTGAAGACAACTATTCATGTGCTGTTGAAGGATACACACATCTCCACTCTCCTTTAGTGT acgctccaaagacccccttagttaccgtgagtccctctggtAAAATAGAGGCGGGAAgctcagtgactctgagctgcagcagtgatgccaacccagcagctgactacacctggttcaaggaaCATGATGACTCAGTGGGACAATCAGGACAGAACTTCACCATCACTAATATCACATCTGAGCTTGGAGGAAGCTATTACTGCCAACCCCGTAATGCAATTGGACGTCATAATTCCACCTTTTTGTTCATTCGTGTGAAAG AAGACAATGTTCCAgaaatgacatcatcatcacagacaacagcagtagcagtaggaACAATTGGTGTCTTACTGGCCACCATACCCCTCCTAGTCTTTCTCTGGATGAG AACAAAGAGGGCCTCCAGAAACAGTGCACAGGGAGGAAGGCCAAATAccgtggaggag AAATGTCCTGTTCCGTTGTCTGACAACGTCTCAGCTCTGACCATTCACTCAGctcctgcagcacagagagaaccaatagAAGATCAGGATGACCTTCACTATGCCAGCTTCCACATCTCTCACTCAGAGAACCAGGAAGTGCCTCGCTGTTTGGCTGGCTCCTGTGTCCAATCAGATCAGCCAGAAGGGGTCCTTTACTCTGCGGTCAACTTTAAAACACACAGCACTGTGCCTGA GGCCTGTGACTAG